The Actinotalea sp. JY-7876 sequence CACTGGTACACGCGGACGTACAAGTCGCCGACCTACGGCATGAAGCCCGGCGTCGGCTACGCGGTCACGCTGGCCGAGCCGGCCACGGTCACCACCGTCACGCTCGTGGTCAACGGCACGGGCGGCAACGTCGAGATCCGCGCGACGGACCCGGCGACGCCGACCGAGGGTGAGGTGCTCGCGTCCGGCCCGATGTCCGCCGAGACGGTGCTGACGCTGAGCAGCCCCACCGAGACCCAGCACCTGGTGCTGTGGTTCACCGAGCTCCCGCAGACCGCCGACGGCAGCAACCGCGTGGAGCTCGCGGAGATCCGCCTCTCCTGACCGGGCCGTGCCGGCACCGGTCGGCGCCGGCACGGAACATCCGGCCTCTAGGATCGGTTGACGCGATCGAACCACCCACCGGACGAAGGACGCCGCACGTGACCGACACCCTCCGGGACCTTGTGATCATCGGGTCCGGCCCCGCCGGCTACACCGCCGCCGTGTACGCCGCGCGCGCCGGCCTGGCACCCGTCGTCGTCGCGGGCTCCGTGACCGCGGGCGGCGCCCTGATGAACACCACCGAGGTGGAGAACTTCCCGGGCTTCGTCGACGGCGTCATGGGTCCGGACCTCATGGAGAACATGCGCAAGCAGGCGGAGCGCTTCGGCGCGGACGTCCGCTACGACGACGTCGTGCGCGCCGACCTGGTCGGCCCCGTCAAGACCGTGGTCACCGGGAACGGCGACACCTTCCGGGCGCGCGCCGTGATCCTCGCGACGGGCTCCGCCTACCGCGAGCTCGGGCTGCCGGACGAGAAGCGCCTCTCGGGCCACGGCGTCTCGTGGTGCGCGACGTGCGACGGGTTCTTCTTCCGCGACCAGGACGTCGTCGTGGTGGGCGGCGGGGACTCCGCCGTCGAGGAGGCGACGTTCCTCACGCGCTTCGCGAGGACGGTCACCATGGTGCACCGCCGCGACGAGCTGCGCGCCTCGAAGATCATGGCGGACCGCGCGACGTCCGACCCCAAGATCCGGTTCGCCTGGAACAGCGAGGTCGTCGCGATCCACGGCCAGGACAAGGTCTCGGGCGTCACCCTGCGTGACACGGTGACCGGCGCCGAGCGTGAGCTGGCGGCGACCGGCCTGTTCGTCGCCATCGGGCACGTCCCGCGCAACGAGCTGCTCGTCGGCCAGGTCGACCTCGACGACGAGGGCTACGTCCTCGTCGGGCCCGAGGCCGCCGGTGCCGGCGCGCGTGGGACCGCCACCAACGTCGAGGGCGTGTTCGCGTGCGGCGACCTCGTCGACCACGTGTACCGCCAGGCCATCACGGCCGCCGGCACGGGCTGCGCCGCCGCGCTCGACGCCCAGCACTACCTGGCGGAGCTCGTGCACGCCGCCGAGCCCCCCGCCCCCGCCGCCCTGCCCCAGAAGATCGAGGAGACCCTGTGAGCACCGTCCCCGTCACCGACGCCACCTTCAAGACCGAGGTCCTCGAGTCCGAGATCCCCGTGGTCCTGGACTTCTGGGCGCCGTGG is a genomic window containing:
- the trxB gene encoding thioredoxin-disulfide reductase; this encodes MTDTLRDLVIIGSGPAGYTAAVYAARAGLAPVVVAGSVTAGGALMNTTEVENFPGFVDGVMGPDLMENMRKQAERFGADVRYDDVVRADLVGPVKTVVTGNGDTFRARAVILATGSAYRELGLPDEKRLSGHGVSWCATCDGFFFRDQDVVVVGGGDSAVEEATFLTRFARTVTMVHRRDELRASKIMADRATSDPKIRFAWNSEVVAIHGQDKVSGVTLRDTVTGAERELAATGLFVAIGHVPRNELLVGQVDLDDEGYVLVGPEAAGAGARGTATNVEGVFACGDLVDHVYRQAITAAGTGCAAALDAQHYLAELVHAAEPPAPAALPQKIEETL